A DNA window from Tenuifilaceae bacterium CYCD contains the following coding sequences:
- the carA gene encoding carbamoyl-phosphate synthase small chain — protein MEKIKAKLVLEDGSEYTGYSFGYHGSSAGEAVFNTAMNGYPESLTDPSYRGQILVATFPLIGNYGVPDSDTDGNIQKFWESDKIHISGLVVTEYSETYSHWNASKSLSDWLIEHKIPAISGLDTRALTKKIREHGCMLGKIIVDNDMDWIDPNKQNLVEQVSIKQKITYGNGKHKIVLVDCGVKNNIIRCLLNRDTTIVRVPYNYDFTNEDYDGLFISNGPGDPKMNIETINHLKKAMAIDKPIMGICLGNQLLVLASGANTYKLPYGHRSHNQPVILKGTNRCFITSQNHGFAVDTSTLPNDWEILFENANDGTCEGIKHKTKPIFAAQFHPEASGGPNDTEFLFDEFIGMIEKSETRI, from the coding sequence ATGGAGAAAATTAAAGCAAAACTGGTACTGGAGGATGGCAGCGAATACACGGGCTACTCCTTTGGGTATCACGGAAGCTCCGCTGGCGAAGCGGTTTTTAACACTGCAATGAATGGCTACCCCGAAAGTTTGACCGACCCATCGTACCGCGGTCAAATACTTGTTGCCACATTTCCACTTATTGGTAACTACGGTGTCCCCGATAGCGATACCGATGGAAACATCCAAAAGTTCTGGGAATCGGACAAAATACATATATCGGGATTGGTGGTAACGGAGTATAGCGAAACCTACAGCCACTGGAATGCCAGCAAAAGTCTATCGGACTGGCTTATTGAGCATAAAATCCCAGCAATATCGGGGCTCGATACCAGAGCATTGACAAAGAAAATCCGCGAACACGGCTGTATGCTTGGAAAAATAATAGTTGATAACGATATGGATTGGATTGACCCCAACAAGCAAAACCTGGTTGAACAGGTTTCAATAAAGCAGAAAATCACCTACGGAAACGGTAAGCACAAAATTGTCCTGGTGGATTGTGGAGTAAAAAACAATATAATAAGGTGTCTTCTGAATAGGGATACAACTATAGTTCGAGTTCCATACAACTACGACTTTACAAACGAAGATTACGACGGGCTCTTTATCTCCAACGGCCCCGGCGACCCAAAAATGAACATCGAAACAATCAATCACCTAAAAAAAGCAATGGCAATTGACAAACCCATAATGGGCATATGCTTGGGAAACCAACTGCTTGTACTGGCATCGGGAGCCAACACCTACAAACTACCTTACGGACACCGAAGCCACAACCAGCCTGTAATACTAAAAGGCACAAACCGATGCTTTATTACATCGCAAAATCACGGATTTGCGGTTGACACCTCTACCCTACCCAACGATTGGGAAATTCTCTTCGAGAATGCCAACGATGGCACCTGCGAAGGTATTAAACATAAAACCAAGCCAATATTCGCAGCGCAGTTTCACCCAGAGGCATCGGGCGGACCCAACGACACTGAGTTTTTGTTTGACGAGTTTATTGGAATGATAGAAAAGTCAGAAACTAGAATTTAG
- the truA_2 gene encoding tRNA pseudouridine synthase A, producing MATVQDVLQKVFSAVLKEPITCLGCGRTDAMVHAVQYIFHFDYYEPLHSDTIFRLNKALPADIAVFDIIPMEGYPHAQLDAVERTYNYFIHTFKNPFLKELSLLYEGQKLNFELMSKAMSLIPNYSDFSLFCKTPLKNDNNTCNVKAVDFFVSPNGERMRLQISADRFTKGMIRIIVKRMLDIGAGELSIDEFEGILSGKHRPSEITIAYPQGLYLTKITYPFIDIPQRPDFASVFEANGDSGWRKI from the coding sequence TACAGAAAGTATTTAGCGCAGTTCTGAAAGAACCCATAACCTGCCTTGGTTGTGGTAGGACTGATGCTATGGTGCACGCAGTGCAGTACATCTTCCACTTTGATTATTACGAGCCGCTACACTCCGATACTATATTTCGCTTAAACAAAGCCCTACCTGCCGATATTGCTGTTTTCGACATAATACCAATGGAGGGTTACCCACATGCGCAGCTAGATGCCGTGGAGCGTACCTACAACTACTTTATTCATACTTTCAAAAATCCATTCCTAAAAGAACTTAGTTTGCTTTACGAAGGACAAAAACTAAACTTTGAGTTGATGAGCAAAGCGATGAGTTTGATACCCAACTACAGCGATTTCTCATTGTTCTGCAAAACACCCCTAAAGAACGATAACAACACTTGCAATGTTAAGGCAGTCGATTTTTTTGTGAGTCCTAATGGAGAAAGGATGAGACTTCAGATATCCGCCGATAGGTTCACCAAAGGGATGATTCGAATTATTGTTAAACGGATGCTGGACATTGGTGCTGGCGAACTTTCCATCGATGAATTTGAAGGAATTCTTTCTGGCAAACACCGTCCCAGCGAAATTACCATTGCCTACCCACAAGGACTTTACCTAACAAAAATCACCTACCCTTTCATAGATATTCCCCAGCGACCAGATTTTGCTTCAGTTTTTGAAGCGAACGGCGATTCGGGTTGGAGGAAGATTTAA